The Bos mutus isolate GX-2022 chromosome 7, NWIPB_WYAK_1.1, whole genome shotgun sequence genome window below encodes:
- the DOT1L gene encoding histone-lysine N-methyltransferase, H3 lysine-79 specific isoform X8, giving the protein MLERGDFLSEEWRERIANTSVVFVNNFAFGPEVDHQLKERFANMKEGGRIVSSKPFAPLNFRINSRNLSDIGTIMRVVELSPLKGSVSWTGKPVSYYLHTIDRTILENYFSSLKNPKLREEQEAARRRQQRENKSNTTTPTKVPESKAAVQADTPVDSGAEEEKAGTATVKKPSPSKARKKKLNKKGRKMVGRKRGRPKKMSATNPERKPKKTQSSLDLLHAQTASRAASPLPQDAHRPPHSPFYQLPPSVQRPTPEQLLLAPTPPALHRLLESFRIQYLQFLAYTKTPQYKASLQQLLDQEKEKNARLLGAAQQLFGHCQAQKEEIKRLFQQKLDELGVKALTYNDLIQAQKEISAHNQQLREQTEQLEKGNWELRSQSLRLLKARCEELKLDWSTLSLENLLKEKQALKSQISEKQRHCLELQISIVELEKSQRQQELLQLKSCVPPDEALALQLRGKPEAEPSRLHLELDCARFSLPPFSSLSPELSMNGHAAGYELCSALGRPSPKQNTPQYLASPLDQEVVPCTPSHSGRPRLEKLSSLALPDYTRLSPAKLVLRRHLSQDHAASGKAAASELHPRAEHAKENGLPYQSPGITNGIKLSPQDPRPSSPMALQMGEKGPEKGVKERAYASSGEAITSLPVSIPLSTVQPSKLPVSIPLASVVLPSRAEKARSTPSPGPPARESSSTLEKQVAANTHGAGGNAAGSKSLALAPTGFAYTGSVAISGALAGSPAPLAPGAEPPALDESSSSGSLFATVGSRSSTPQHPPLLTQPRTCGSASPAPQLCSSPRLGALGPLPDSGKGDLPCEASFSDPESEAKRRIVFTISAGASSAKQSPSSKHSPLPSGARGDGGQGHGPDGRKRGRRKRASAGTPSLSSSVSPKRRALPSVAGLFTQSSGSPLNLNSMVSNINQPLEITAISSPESSLKSSPVPYQDNDQPPVLKKEKPLSQTNGAHYSPLTSDEEPGSEDEPGSARIERKIATISLESKSPPKTLENAGGSLAGRKAPLASEPVNSSKWKSTFSPISDLGLAKAADSPLQAASALSHNSLFAFRPGLEEPSAADAKLATHSRKSFPGTLPGAGGLSPSSLPASGFALGGGLAADLSLHSFSDGASLSHKAPEAAGLGAPLSFPGPRGKEGGAAESGPFVNKRQLDGLGPKGEGGLPTCGPPDKASTAHSKAGKGREREPDVKNGHNLFMAAATAPPAGLLSGPGLAPAASSAGGAAPSVQTHRPFLGAFAPGPQFALGPMSLQANLGPSVLQSLFSSVPAAGLVHVSTAATRLTNSHAMGSFSSGVAGGAVGGVFNHAVPLASAHPFGASFGSGAACRSATLSLTPLQAVASTPASSFQAPSSAEPRPPPPPPHLGRPPPGQPTLHAPPHPNATLPPPPALLPANSEPVLLQNLASLPANQAFLPASSAASLPPANASLSIKLASLPHKVSRPSLTVHHQPLPGLALAQAAPVNPQASSTGPPAVWVSLGMPPPYAARLAGVKPR; this is encoded by the exons TGTTGTATTTGTGAATAACTTTGCCTTTGGTCCTGAGGTGGATCACCAGCTGAAGGAGCGGTTTGCAAACATGAAGGAAG GTGGCAGAATCGTGTCCTCGAAGCCCTTTGCGCCTCTGAACTTCAGAATAAACAGTAGAAACTTGAGTG ACATCGGCACCATCATGCGCGTCGTGGAGCTGTCGCCGCTAAAAGGCTCGGTGTCATGGACGGGGAAGCCAGTCTCCTACTACCTGCACACCATCGACCGCACCATA ctTGAAAACTATTTTTCTAGTCTAAAAAATCCAAAACTCAGG GAGGAACAAGAGGCAGCTCGGCGCCGGCAGCAGCGGGAGAACAAGAGCAACACAACCACGCCCACCAAGGTGCCCGAGAGCAAGGCAGCTGTGCAGGCGGACACCCCCGTG GACTCTGGTGCTGAGGAGGAGAAAGCCGGGACGGCCACTGTCAAGAAGCCATCTCCCTCCAAGGCCCGGAAGAAGAAGCTGAACAAGAAGGGCCGGAAGATGGTGGGTCGGAAGCGTGGGCGCCCCAAGAAGATGAGTGCCACCAACCCCGAGCGCAAGCCCAAGAAGACCCAGAGCTCACTGGACCTGCTGCACGCCCAGACTGCGTCACGAGCGGCCTCCCCCTTGCCGCAGG ACGCGCACAGGCCACCTCACAGCCCATTCTACCAGCTACCTCCCAGCGTGCAGCGGCCTACCCCCGAGCAGCTGCTGCTGGCACCCACCCCGCCCGCACTGCACAGGCTGCTAG AGTCCTTCAGGATTCAGTACCTACAGTTCCTGGCATACACGAAGACCCCTCAGTACAAGGCCAGCCTGCAGCAGCTCCTGGACCAGGAGAAG GAGAAGAATGCCCGGTTGCTAGGCGCAGCGCAGCAGCTATTTGGCCACTGCCAAGCTCAGAAGGAGGAGATCAAGAGGCTCTTCCAGCAGAAACTGGACGAG CTGGGAGTGAAGGCGCTGACCTACAACGACCTGATCCAAGCGCAGAAGGAGATCTCGGCTCACAACCAGCAGTTGAGGGAGCAGACGGAGCAGCTGGAGAAGGGCAACTGGGAGCTGAGGAGCCAGAGCCTGAGGCTG CTCAAGGCACGATGCGAGGAGCTGAAGCTGGACTGGTCCACGCTGTCGCTGGAGAATCTGCTGAAGGAGAAGCAGGCCCTGAAGAGCCAGATCTCAGAGAAGCAGAGGCACTGCCTGGAGCTGCAG ATCAGCATcgtggagctggagaagagccAGCGGCAGCAGGAGTTGCTGCAGCTCAAGTCCTGCGTGCCGCCTGATGAGGCACTGGCTCTGCAGCTTCGTGGGAAGCCAGAGGCTGAGCCTAGCCGGCTGCACTTGGAGCTGGACTGCGCCCGCTTCTCCCTGCCGCCCTTCAGCAGCTTGAGCCCCGAGCTCTCTATGAATGGCCACGCAGCCGGCTATGAGCTCTGCAGCGCACTGGGTCGGCCCTCGCCCAAGCAGAACACCCCCCAGTACCTGGCCTCCCCGCTAGACCAGGAGGTCGTGCCCTGCACCCCTAGCCACAGCGGCCGGCCACGGCTAGAGAAGCTGTCCAGCCTGGCCCTGCCTGACTACACCAGGCTATCCCCTGCCAAGCTGGTGCTGCGGCGCCACCTGAGCCAGGACCACGCGGCCAGTGGCAAGGCAGCTGCCAGTGAGCTGCACCCACG AGCCGAGCATGCCAAGGAGAATGGGCTCCCTTACCAGAGCCCTGGCATCACTAATGGCATCAAGCTGAGCCCACAAGACCCCCGACCTTCATCCCCCATGGCTTTACAGATGGGAGAGAAGGGCCCCGAGAAG GGTGTGAAGGAGCGTGCCTACGCCAGCAGTGGGGAGGCCATCACCAGCCTGCCCGTCAGCATCCCGCTGAGCACCGTGCAGCCCAGCAAGCTGCCCGTCAGCATCCCCCTGGCCAGCGTGGTGCTGCCCAGCCGCGCCGAGAAGGCG AGAAGCACACCCAGCCCTGGGCCACCGGCCCGAGAGTCCTCATCCACGCTGGAGAAGCAGGTGGCTGCTAACACCCATGGTGCCGGGGGCAACGCTGCTGGGAGCAAGAGCCTCGCCCTGGCTCCCACAG GCTTTGCATACACCGGCTCGGTGGCCATCAGTGGGGCCCTGGCCGGCAGCCCGGCACCCCTCGCCCCTGGAGCCGAGCCCCCAGCCCTGGACGAGTCCTCCAGCTCTGGAAGCCTCTTTGCCACCGTGGGGTCCCGCAGCTCCACCCCGCAGCACCCACCCCTGCTGACGCAGCCACGCACCTGTGGCTCGGCCTCGCCGGCCCCCCAGCTCTGCTCCAGCCCCCGGCTTGGCGCTCTGGGCCCACTCCCCGACTCTGGCAAAGGGGACCTGCCCTGCGAGGCCAGCTTCTCAGACCCTGAGAGCGAAGCCAAAAGGAGAATCGTCTTCACCATCTCGGCGGGCGCCAGCAGCGCCAAGCAGTCACCTTCCAGCAAACACAGCCCTCTGCCGTCGGGTGCCCGCGGGGACGGTGGCCAGGGCCATGGGCCAGACGGCCGCAAGCGGGGCCGGAGGAAGCGGGCATCGGCGGGGACCCCCAGCCTGAGCTCGAGTGTGTCCCCCAAGCGCCGGGCCTTGCCATCTGTCGCTGGGCTTTTCACGCAGTCTTCAGGGTCCCCCCTGAACCTCAACTCCATG GTCAGCAACATCAACCAGCCCCTGGAGATCACAGCAATCTCGTCCCCTGAGAGCTCTCTAAAGAGCTCACCCGTCCCCTACCAGGACAACGACCAACCACCCGTGCTCAAGAAGGAGAAGCCCCTGAGCCAGACCAATGGTGCCCACTACTCCCCACTGACTTCGGACGAGGAGCCAGGCTCTGAGGATGAGCCCGGCAGTGCCAG aaTTGAGAGAAAAATTGCAACGATCTCCTTAGAAAGCAAGTCTCCGCCAAAAACCTTGGAAAATG CAGGTGGCAGCCTAGCAGGAAGGAAGGCGCCGCTGGCCAGCGAGCCGGTCAACAGCAGCAAGTGGAAGTCCACCTTCTCACCCATCTCCGACCTGGGCCTGGCCAAGGCGGCCGACAGCCCGCTGCAGGCTGCCTCTGCTCTGAGCCACAACTCTCTGTTCGCTTTCCGGCCTGGCCTGGAGGAGCCCAGTGCGGCCGATGCCAagctggccacccactccaggaagAGCTTCCCGGGCACCCTGCCAGGGGCGGGCGGGCTGAGCCCCAGTAGCCTTCCTGCCAGCGGCTTCGCCCTGGGCGGGGGCCTAGCAGCTGACCTCAGTTTACACAGCTTCAGTGATGGTGCTTCTCTCTCCCACAAGGCCCCCGAGGCAGCTGGCCTGGGTGCCCCCCTGAGCTTCCCCGGCCCACGGGGCAAAGAGGGTGGCGCTGCAGAGTCTGGCCCCTTCGTGAACAAGCGGCAGCTGGACGGACTGGGCCCAAAAGGCGAGGGGGGCCTTCCCACATGCGGACCCCCGGACAAGGCCTCCACAGCGCATAGCAAGGCAGGCAAGGGCCGCGAGCGCGAGCCTGACGTCAAGAACGGCCACAACCTGTTCATGGCCGCTGCCACTGCGCCCCCTGCAGGCCTCCTCAGCGGCCCAGGTCTTGCCCCAGCGGCATCCTCGGCAGGTGGCGCAGCCCCGTCCGTGCAGACCCACCGCCCCTTCCTGGGCGCCTTCGCCCCCGGGCCACAGTTCGCACTGGGCCCCATGTCGCTACAGGCCAACCTGGGCCCAtctgtgctgcagtccctgtTCAGTTCCGTGCCCGCCGCCGGCCTGGTTCACGTCTCGACCGCCGCCACCAGATTGACCAACTCGCACGCCATGGGCAGCTTCTCCTCTGGGGTGGCCGGCGGCGCAGTTGGAG GTGTCTTTAACCACGCGGTGCCTCTCGCCTCCGCCCATCCGTTTGGAGCCAGTTTCGGCAGTGGGGCTGCATGTCGCAGCGCCACGCTGAGCTTAACCCCGCTGCAGGCGGTGGCCAGCACCCCGGCCTCTTCCTTTCAGGCCCCGTCCTCTGCGGAGCCgaggccacccccaccccctccgcaCCTGGGCCGGCCCCCTCCGGGGCAGCCCACCCTCCACGCACCCCCTCATCCTAACGCCACCTTGCCTCCTCCCCCTGCGCTGCTCCCAGCTAACTCTGAGCCCGTGCTTCTGCAGAACCTCGCATCCCTCCCTGCTAACCAAGCTTTCTTACCCGCCTCCTCTGCCGCCTCTCTGCCGCCTGCTAacgcctctctgtccatcaagCTCGCCTCCCTCCCGCACAAGGTGTCCCGGCCCTCCTTGACGGTGCACCACCAGCCCCTGCCTGGGCTGGCCCTGGCCCAGGCCGCGCCCGTGAACCCACAGGCCAGCTCCACGGGGCCGCCCGCCGTGTGGGTTTCCCTTGGCATGCCGCCTCCGTATGCCGCGCGCCTTGCGGGGGTTAAGCCGCGATAA
- the PLEKHJ1 gene encoding pleckstrin homology domain-containing family J member 1 codes for MRYNDKELQALSRQPAEMAAELGMRGPKKGSVVKRRLVKLVVNFLFYFRTDEAEPIGALLLEHCRVIHEEPNSFSISFLEDPERKYHFECCSEEQCQQWMAALRQASYEFMRRSLIFYRNEIQKMTGKDPLEQYGISEEARFQLSGLKA; via the exons ATGCGCTATAACGACAAGGAGCTGCAGGCGCTGTCCCGGCAGCCGGCCGAGATGGCAGCCGAGTTGGGCATGCGGGGACCCAAGAAAGGCAGCG TGGTGAAGCGGCGGCTGGTGAAGCTGGTGGTCAACTTCCTTTTCTACTTCCGGACGGACGAGGCGGAG CCCATTGGAGCCCTGCTGCTGGAGCACTGCAGAGTCATCCACGAAGAGCCCAACAGCTTCTCCATCA gcttcctggaggaccCAGAGAGGAAGTACCACTTCGAGTGCTGCAGTGAGGAGCAGTGTCAGCAGTGGATGGCTGCTCTGCGTCAAGCCAG TTATGAGTTCATGCGGAGGAGCCTCATTTTCTACAGGAATGAGATCCAGAAGATGACTGGCAAG GACCCCCTGGAACAGTATGGCATATCAGAGGAGGCCAGGTTCCAGCTGAGCGGCCTGAAGGCATGA